From Sphingobium sp. RAC03, a single genomic window includes:
- the urtB gene encoding urea ABC transporter permease subunit UrtB — translation MDALFLNQLFNGASLASLYLLAALGLALSFGLMRVINMAHGEMLMLGGYLAWMTLLVVPGAMGIILAIPVAFIGAAAMGGLIQSTLIRRLSARPLDTLLATWGVSLILQQGARDLFGAVGVEVRAPEWLTGSFVAFGVTLPSARLFIIAIAALVLGALALVLLKTRIGLLVRAVNQDRMMASATGIDVRRVDLTVFCLGSGVAGLAGVMLALLGPVTPNVGQSYIIPAFLVVVMGGLGSIVGTTASAIILGLFAALAQIFVDVSVAQMLLLVFVILFIQVRPQGVVAVKTRQLDA, via the coding sequence ATGGACGCCCTCTTCCTCAACCAGTTGTTCAATGGCGCGTCGCTCGCGTCGCTGTACCTGCTCGCGGCGCTTGGCCTGGCGCTCTCCTTCGGGCTGATGCGCGTCATCAACATGGCGCATGGCGAAATGCTGATGCTGGGGGGCTATCTCGCCTGGATGACCCTGCTGGTGGTGCCGGGGGCGATGGGGATCATCCTCGCCATTCCGGTCGCCTTCATCGGCGCGGCGGCCATGGGCGGGTTGATCCAGTCGACGTTGATCCGCCGCCTGTCGGCACGGCCGCTCGATACGCTGCTGGCGACCTGGGGCGTCAGCCTGATCCTGCAACAGGGCGCGCGCGACCTGTTCGGTGCGGTCGGTGTCGAAGTGCGCGCGCCCGAATGGCTGACGGGCAGCTTCGTGGCGTTCGGCGTGACGCTGCCATCGGCACGGCTGTTCATCATCGCGATCGCCGCGCTGGTGCTGGGCGCGCTGGCGCTGGTGCTGCTCAAGACCCGCATCGGGTTGCTGGTGCGGGCGGTCAATCAGGACCGAATGATGGCGTCGGCAACCGGCATCGATGTGCGGCGGGTGGACCTTACCGTCTTCTGCCTGGGTTCAGGCGTAGCGGGCCTTGCGGGTGTGATGCTCGCGCTGCTTGGCCCGGTTACGCCCAATGTCGGGCAAAGCTATATCATCCCTGCCTTTCTGGTCGTTGTGATGGGCGGGCTTGGCAGCATCGTCGGCACGACCGCATCGGCGATCATCCTGGGGCTGTTCGCCGCGCTGGCGCAGATTTTCGTCGATGTCAGCGTCGCGCAGATGTTGCTGCTCGTCTTCGTCATC